The Teredinibacter sp. KSP-S5-2 genome includes a window with the following:
- a CDS encoding SH3 domain-containing protein, which yields MRLIQILCSFLLGVTISSYGGASEETMKLEVIDPYVELHTGPGKGYPVFFVIEQGESIDVLTRRPGWYEVRAENGKVGWTSSSQISRTLQATGEPADLPEVGYGDYLKSKMRVGFTAGEFIDGELDGAETFSLAFGYRPLSWLVGEIEYGEFYGSEIRGDFYGANLLVEPYSKWMFSPVVLFGGGVMSFNSQPEVVPVAIDDSDYTNYGLGLNYYLGRNFVVRMEYRSYSVSIDKADENPESTDNNERLATWKIGFNTFF from the coding sequence ATGCGTCTAATACAAATTCTATGTAGCTTCCTGTTGGGGGTTACCATTTCATCCTATGGGGGAGCTTCAGAAGAGACTATGAAGCTTGAGGTAATTGATCCCTACGTTGAATTACATACGGGGCCAGGTAAGGGGTACCCGGTGTTTTTCGTTATTGAGCAAGGGGAATCAATTGACGTTTTAACTCGCCGTCCGGGTTGGTATGAAGTCCGAGCGGAAAACGGTAAAGTCGGTTGGACCAGTTCGTCGCAGATTTCCCGTACTTTACAGGCAACAGGAGAACCTGCTGACCTGCCAGAGGTGGGATACGGTGACTACCTGAAAAGTAAAATGCGTGTCGGGTTTACTGCAGGTGAGTTTATCGATGGTGAATTGGATGGAGCGGAGACCTTCAGTCTTGCGTTTGGCTACCGGCCCCTGAGTTGGCTGGTTGGCGAAATCGAATATGGCGAGTTCTACGGTTCAGAGATTCGCGGCGACTTCTATGGTGCGAACCTGTTGGTTGAACCTTATTCCAAGTGGATGTTTTCGCCGGTGGTTTTGTTTGGCGGTGGTGTCATGTCTTTTAACTCGCAGCCTGAAGTTGTTCCTGTAGCCATCGATGATTCGGATTACACGAACTATGGTTTGGGGCTGAATTACTACTTGGGGCGTAACTTTGTGGTTCGCATGGAGTATCGTTCTTATTCGGTGTCTATCGATAAGGCCGACGAAAATCCAGAGTCAACTGATAATAATGAGAGATTAGCTACATGGAAAATTGGGTTCAACACATTCTTTTAG
- a CDS encoding outer membrane beta-barrel domain-containing protein, with translation MENWVQHILLVLRTAILLSFVAGPAMAAEGENKATASAIDSEFFDVGFTAGVVNIEDFGSEFIAGINATFNASEKYFLQFNWMQADVSDSAYEESQGSFYSGDDRTFTHYDVLLGYNVLQGEIFTSEAHANLSSVYLVGGVGETEFGGENRFTYVFGVGYQMALARRFIMRFDNRYYIYDSVTIEEDEKVYNNQLSAGIGFLF, from the coding sequence ATGGAAAATTGGGTTCAACACATTCTTTTAGTATTGCGTACCGCAATCTTACTTTCCTTTGTGGCAGGCCCGGCCATGGCCGCAGAGGGTGAAAACAAAGCAACAGCCTCCGCTATTGATAGCGAATTTTTCGATGTTGGCTTCACAGCTGGCGTGGTTAACATTGAAGACTTCGGTAGCGAGTTCATTGCTGGAATCAATGCAACCTTTAACGCATCAGAGAAGTATTTCTTGCAGTTTAACTGGATGCAGGCAGATGTATCAGATTCTGCATATGAAGAAAGCCAAGGCTCTTTTTATAGTGGTGACGATCGCACTTTTACTCACTACGATGTGCTGCTTGGATACAACGTGTTGCAGGGGGAAATTTTTACCTCGGAAGCGCATGCAAACCTTTCTTCCGTCTATTTGGTAGGTGGGGTTGGTGAAACCGAGTTTGGTGGTGAAAATCGCTTTACTTATGTGTTTGGTGTGGGTTACCAAATGGCATTGGCTCGGCGTTTTATTATGCGCTTTGATAATCGCTATTATATTTATGATTCCGTTACTATTGAGGAAGACGAAAAGGTTTATAACAACCAATTGTCTGCGGGAATCGGCTTTCTGTTTTAG
- a CDS encoding outer membrane beta-barrel domain-containing protein: MLNYGRACPLLFFLATSNLAIAGSSAEVLQPEEQSSTVKSAAIDTEKFELGLYTGLLSVEDFSTKSVSGISFSYHINSRFLAQVQYGESDAGEPTAEKINEGVVFVKDKTFSYYSLLGGYKLFPGTSFTSSKRKFDSDIYLLAGITNVDFAGQTETGVTLGASYRIVLTDWLTGNLDFKDHIVQRDLYNTGSKTTQNTELSFGLNILF, encoded by the coding sequence ATGCTGAACTATGGACGAGCGTGCCCATTACTCTTTTTTCTCGCAACTTCCAATCTGGCGATCGCAGGCAGCTCCGCCGAGGTTTTACAGCCCGAAGAGCAGTCATCCACCGTTAAGTCAGCAGCAATAGATACTGAAAAATTTGAGCTGGGGTTATACACCGGGTTACTCTCCGTTGAAGATTTCAGCACTAAATCCGTGTCAGGCATCTCATTCAGCTACCACATTAACTCCAGGTTTCTTGCCCAGGTTCAATATGGCGAATCAGATGCGGGCGAGCCCACAGCAGAAAAAATCAATGAAGGTGTGGTTTTTGTTAAAGACAAAACCTTTAGCTACTACAGCTTGCTAGGTGGTTATAAATTATTCCCAGGTACATCATTCACCAGCAGCAAACGCAAATTTGATTCTGATATCTATTTACTGGCGGGTATAACCAATGTGGATTTTGCGGGTCAAACGGAAACAGGAGTCACCCTAGGCGCGAGCTATAGAATAGTATTAACAGACTGGTTAACGGGAAATCTGGACTTTAAAGATCACATTGTACAGCGCGACTTATACAACACAGGTTCAAAAACCACGCAAAATACAGAATTGTCTTTTGGGTTGAATATTCTCTTCTAA
- a CDS encoding AraC family transcriptional regulator, with amino-acid sequence MRRVVVTSIFIFLLCNSFWASASEEAAPVEPGAGESSWEQVAEDNKIQFDLGQEDASSQDALHAVKKISKNIQGLKKDIVELNKDLRVMEEKLLFPSNTKYSVFVSSRAVQFFTLEGIKLKIDGKLVASHIYSEKQRSALSRGGVQLLYTTNLNEGDHTATVFFTGIGPQGRAYKRAQSLNFEKGPSGEYLELAISDNGATQEPVFTLKQW; translated from the coding sequence ATGCGTAGAGTAGTAGTAACAAGCATTTTCATTTTTCTTTTGTGTAACTCCTTTTGGGCAAGCGCCTCAGAGGAGGCTGCACCTGTAGAGCCGGGTGCGGGCGAGTCAAGTTGGGAACAAGTCGCAGAAGATAATAAGATTCAATTTGATTTGGGGCAGGAAGATGCATCTTCTCAAGATGCTTTGCATGCTGTTAAAAAAATCTCAAAAAATATTCAGGGTCTGAAAAAGGACATCGTTGAGTTAAATAAAGACTTGCGCGTGATGGAGGAGAAACTGCTTTTTCCTTCTAATACCAAGTATTCCGTATTTGTTTCCTCCAGGGCGGTACAGTTTTTTACTCTGGAAGGTATCAAACTGAAAATCGACGGCAAATTGGTTGCCTCCCACATCTATTCAGAGAAGCAGCGCAGTGCGCTTTCAAGAGGCGGGGTTCAGTTGTTGTATACCACCAACCTAAATGAAGGTGATCACACCGCTACAGTATTCTTTACTGGCATTGGGCCGCAGGGGCGAGCATATAAGCGCGCTCAATCGCTAAACTTTGAAAAGGGGCCCAGCGGAGAATATCTTGAGTTAGCTATTAGTGATAATGGTGCAACCCAAGAGCCTGTGTTTACGTTGAAACAATGGTAG
- a CDS encoding tetratricopeptide repeat protein, translated as MLVRVFTFFLLIVLVGCGASPKKNTIGHIKRSDSKKEEKVEFKKMNHQEVREEYQELLSLFEDDKLKEQIERRIADVYMMEGVQDQLDSKPEKSYYQEAIKSYREVLEKYPNSPENAEVFYQLAKAYDMEGKQEETLKMLNELTSRHPDYPFNPEAYFRKGDIYFNKADYANAERAYLAVTRYDNAKLQVNAHYMLGWAYYKQNRFNSCLKSFAHVLNELLAEQMEVGELNATKSALINDTLHSMSLALSKLGGAEAIGHVNNLADKPYVWMVYQDLGQYYLDKERFEDSANTFRLFVSRTPESNHAPMMHKRLIDTYIKGGFPKQAMAEKENYVASYGIYSKYKMHLAASEEKLGVDLTSTLKEYIDELARMYHAKGQGYRDSMKKLEAANNKPNKAKYAKADKDAIEAFDKASGFYQQFIDTFPQDETVGEMTFLKADALFSAYRYEPAITEYEKVAYEIQGDSMKKRGATAGYAAIVSYQKYIDSLEKEKAIKQWQARAVESMLRFSEVYHQDERSPSVLTRAAEYLFGLEQYERALQVSSDLIAHNQNLSQNLKKTAYGIMAHSYFKLGNYQGAEESYLNQRNLVNQDGEEYTRISEQLASAIYKKSEGMIAEEQKDQAATQLLKIKTLTPNSKIRVTAQYDAATLLLELKQWQAAVVELQDLMANFPEHELAAEFPRKIAFAHENQELWGKAAESYMYLYQNDKDAEIQREALFAAADMYERDGQHERAIEKFKRYAYHYEQPFDTRMEARYRLATNYGKIDDENKKLYWLRRIIDGDKKGGDQRTDRSRWLGAWANMEYGDYFASEFSRRKLRLPLNKSIVKKNEMLQNATERYQMAADYGILEFVTSSSFKIAGLYQKFASELRGAPIPSGLSSQDKQAYMGILEEQALPFMQLAVDLHQGNIERAWDGKYNNWIENSFAEMRKLQPARYNKQEATVNYGEGIR; from the coding sequence ATGTTGGTTAGGGTATTTACCTTCTTTCTTCTTATCGTTTTGGTGGGCTGTGGTGCGTCGCCGAAAAAGAACACCATTGGTCATATCAAACGTTCGGATAGCAAAAAGGAAGAAAAGGTTGAGTTCAAAAAAATGAACCATCAGGAAGTTCGTGAAGAGTATCAAGAACTTCTAAGCTTGTTTGAAGATGACAAACTGAAAGAACAAATCGAACGCCGAATTGCAGATGTATATATGATGGAAGGTGTTCAGGATCAGCTCGATAGTAAACCCGAAAAAAGCTATTACCAGGAAGCGATTAAATCCTATCGTGAGGTTCTGGAAAAATACCCTAATTCACCAGAGAACGCAGAGGTCTTTTACCAGTTGGCAAAAGCTTACGACATGGAAGGGAAGCAGGAAGAAACCCTTAAAATGCTTAATGAGTTGACCTCCCGTCATCCCGACTATCCCTTTAACCCTGAGGCGTATTTCCGTAAAGGCGACATTTATTTCAACAAAGCCGATTATGCCAATGCCGAACGCGCATATTTAGCGGTTACCCGGTACGACAATGCCAAGTTACAAGTGAATGCGCACTACATGTTAGGTTGGGCTTACTACAAGCAAAACCGGTTTAACTCTTGCCTTAAATCATTCGCCCATGTCTTGAATGAGCTTTTGGCAGAGCAAATGGAAGTGGGTGAGTTGAACGCAACCAAAAGTGCTTTAATCAACGATACACTGCACTCGATGAGTCTGGCGCTATCCAAGCTTGGTGGTGCGGAAGCCATTGGTCACGTCAACAACCTTGCCGATAAGCCTTATGTGTGGATGGTGTATCAAGACCTTGGGCAATATTATCTGGATAAAGAGCGATTCGAAGATTCCGCGAATACCTTCCGCCTATTTGTTAGCCGCACTCCTGAGTCCAATCACGCGCCAATGATGCATAAGCGATTGATTGATACCTATATCAAAGGTGGCTTCCCTAAACAGGCGATGGCCGAGAAGGAAAACTATGTCGCCTCCTACGGAATCTATTCAAAATACAAAATGCACCTGGCGGCCAGTGAGGAAAAACTGGGGGTTGACCTAACCAGTACACTAAAAGAATACATAGATGAATTGGCGCGTATGTACCATGCCAAAGGGCAGGGCTATCGCGATTCAATGAAGAAACTTGAAGCGGCAAACAATAAGCCGAATAAGGCCAAGTACGCAAAAGCGGATAAAGACGCTATCGAAGCCTTTGATAAAGCATCGGGTTTTTATCAGCAGTTTATCGACACATTCCCGCAGGATGAAACTGTAGGAGAGATGACCTTCCTTAAAGCTGATGCGTTGTTCTCCGCATATCGCTATGAACCTGCCATCACCGAATACGAGAAGGTTGCGTATGAGATTCAAGGCGATAGCATGAAGAAACGAGGAGCAACAGCAGGTTACGCCGCGATTGTTTCTTATCAAAAATACATTGACTCTCTGGAAAAAGAAAAAGCCATTAAGCAGTGGCAGGCGCGCGCAGTGGAAAGCATGTTGCGTTTTTCTGAAGTCTATCACCAGGATGAGCGTTCGCCTTCTGTCTTGACTCGGGCAGCTGAATATCTGTTTGGTCTTGAACAATACGAACGAGCTTTGCAGGTTTCCAGTGATTTGATTGCCCACAACCAAAATCTGAGCCAAAACCTCAAGAAAACTGCTTACGGTATTATGGCGCATTCCTATTTTAAATTAGGTAACTACCAAGGGGCGGAAGAGAGTTATCTCAACCAGCGCAACCTAGTGAATCAGGACGGTGAAGAATACACACGTATTTCTGAACAACTGGCCAGCGCAATTTATAAAAAGTCTGAAGGGATGATTGCTGAGGAGCAAAAAGATCAAGCCGCGACACAGCTGTTAAAAATTAAAACGCTCACACCTAATTCAAAAATACGTGTAACGGCACAATACGATGCCGCAACCCTGCTGCTTGAGCTGAAGCAATGGCAGGCTGCGGTTGTTGAGTTGCAGGATTTGATGGCGAATTTCCCCGAGCATGAGTTAGCTGCTGAATTCCCAAGAAAAATTGCTTTTGCCCATGAAAATCAGGAGCTTTGGGGTAAGGCAGCAGAAAGCTACATGTATTTGTATCAAAACGATAAGGATGCAGAAATACAGCGAGAGGCGTTATTCGCTGCTGCAGACATGTATGAGCGTGATGGACAGCATGAACGGGCAATCGAGAAGTTTAAACGTTATGCCTACCACTACGAGCAACCGTTTGATACCCGTATGGAAGCTCGTTATCGATTGGCAACCAACTACGGTAAGATCGACGACGAAAATAAAAAACTGTATTGGTTGCGCAGAATTATTGATGGCGACAAAAAAGGTGGTGATCAACGTACTGACCGCAGTCGTTGGTTGGGGGCGTGGGCCAATATGGAATATGGTGATTACTTCGCATCGGAATTTTCTCGTCGCAAGCTCCGGTTGCCATTGAATAAGAGTATCGTGAAGAAAAACGAAATGCTGCAAAATGCAACGGAGCGTTATCAAATGGCGGCGGATTACGGCATTTTGGAGTTTGTGACCTCCTCCAGCTTTAAGATCGCCGGCTTGTATCAAAAGTTTGCCAGTGAACTTCGTGGTGCGCCCATTCCATCGGGCTTGTCCTCACAGGATAAGCAGGCATATATGGGTATTCTTGAGGAGCAGGCACTGCCGTTTATGCAGCTGGCTGTCGATTTACATCAGGGGAATATCGAGCGAGCCTGGGACGGGAAATACAATAACTGGATTGAGAATAGTTTTGCCGAAATGCGCAAACTGCAACCGGCAAGGTACAACAAGCAGGAAGCAACCGTAAATTATGGTGAGGGGATACGTTAA
- a CDS encoding tetratricopeptide repeat protein, whose amino-acid sequence MKTIKLSFYLALFALVLAACTNDKQPLDNALVEVEQPSVQSTLQYIPKREIDKKTGLLAPYIAMPNPYLLQKGRIDKQSVVLFIEARRLFKAKQYDEAKVVLDKLVQADGTLSGPWVMLGDIAELKGDLTQAAEFFSKALTINEVNMNAYIRLAKVQRLQGDFVRAQNVYATALSHWQDFPEAHLNLAILLDVYMNDTATAQRHMEAYQFLTDGKDEQAETWLREMQSRTGLAVELNVEQAPAVSPAT is encoded by the coding sequence ATGAAAACAATTAAGCTAAGTTTTTATCTCGCCCTGTTTGCTCTTGTTTTAGCCGCTTGCACAAATGACAAGCAACCTCTTGATAACGCCTTAGTCGAGGTAGAACAGCCCAGCGTTCAATCCACCTTGCAATACATACCCAAGCGTGAAATTGATAAGAAAACGGGGCTGTTAGCGCCATACATTGCTATGCCGAATCCCTACCTGTTGCAAAAAGGGCGTATAGATAAGCAATCGGTGGTGCTCTTTATTGAGGCGCGCCGCTTATTTAAGGCAAAGCAATACGATGAGGCTAAAGTGGTTTTGGATAAGTTGGTGCAGGCGGATGGCACCTTGTCCGGTCCCTGGGTGATGTTAGGTGATATCGCTGAGTTAAAAGGTGATTTAACTCAGGCCGCGGAATTCTTTAGCAAGGCGTTAACGATTAACGAAGTGAACATGAATGCCTATATCCGTCTCGCTAAAGTACAGCGTTTGCAGGGAGATTTTGTCCGCGCGCAAAACGTGTATGCGACGGCGCTTTCTCATTGGCAGGATTTTCCCGAGGCGCATTTGAATTTGGCAATTTTGCTTGATGTTTATATGAATGATACCGCGACAGCCCAGCGTCATATGGAAGCTTACCAGTTTTTGACTGATGGAAAAGACGAGCAGGCTGAAACCTGGCTGCGCGAAATGCAGAGCCGGACAGGTCTTGCCGTGGAATTGAATGTTGAACAGGCACCGGCGGTATCTCCCGCTACGTAA
- a CDS encoding MotA/TolQ/ExbB proton channel family protein yields the protein MVDIYSTVTKFFQEGGFFIYPIAVVLALGVAISIERWLFLTRERIRNAKAFDAFLPLLRTNDLEKMQLYTRDTQTPVTRIIGCGIDMMKVSKQRADIENAMSEGMLETIPRLETRTSYLSVLANIATLLGLLGTIIGLIAAFTAVANADPAEKSKMLSSSISVAMNTTAFGLISAIPLLIIHSLLQNKTAAIVSSIEMSAVKFLNVMTLNRAIEAGIVRPVQSAGHGGVAINNQPVSLTPEGELVVQQPAEALNNTTAPMPEEVSEESYVQAADESAQETEAVR from the coding sequence GTGGTTGATATCTACAGTACAGTAACGAAATTTTTTCAGGAAGGCGGGTTTTTTATTTACCCGATTGCCGTTGTGCTCGCTTTGGGCGTTGCTATCAGTATAGAGCGTTGGTTGTTCTTGACTCGGGAAAGGATTCGAAATGCGAAAGCATTCGATGCATTTTTGCCGTTGCTAAGAACCAATGACCTGGAAAAAATGCAATTGTATACGCGCGACACTCAAACACCTGTCACCCGCATTATTGGTTGTGGGATTGATATGATGAAAGTCTCAAAACAGCGCGCGGATATCGAAAATGCCATGAGTGAAGGCATGTTGGAAACCATTCCAAGATTGGAAACTCGCACCAGCTATTTGTCCGTTTTGGCTAATATTGCCACTTTGCTTGGTCTACTCGGCACCATTATTGGTCTGATTGCGGCGTTTACTGCGGTTGCCAATGCTGACCCTGCAGAAAAATCCAAAATGCTATCGTCGTCCATCTCTGTGGCAATGAACACCACGGCATTTGGTCTGATTTCGGCAATCCCACTACTGATTATTCATTCCCTTTTGCAAAATAAAACGGCAGCGATTGTTTCCAGTATTGAAATGTCAGCAGTCAAATTTCTCAATGTGATGACACTAAACCGCGCAATCGAAGCCGGTATTGTTCGTCCTGTGCAAAGTGCCGGGCACGGTGGTGTAGCCATTAACAATCAACCTGTGAGTCTGACCCCCGAAGGGGAACTTGTTGTCCAGCAACCAGCGGAAGCATTAAATAACACTACTGCACCCATGCCAGAAGAAGTCTCGGAAGAAAGCTATGTTCAAGCCGCTGATGAATCGGCTCAAGAAACGGAAGCGGTGCGTTAG
- a CDS encoding ExbD/TolR family protein — protein sequence MSFQIRNKTFEPVELDVTSFMNLMIVLVPVLLLTMTFTQVTVLDIKLPELAGGYSSSGESQPQLEVEITDAGFKVFYPQNTMLSEIPVIETEEGVSYDYAKLSLVLQEVKSQISDVQDILILSAPNTDYQSLVLTMDTVKSYKTTVVASLVEIELFPNISLGDASVKK from the coding sequence ATGAGTTTTCAAATTCGCAATAAAACATTTGAGCCGGTAGAGCTGGACGTAACATCCTTCATGAACCTGATGATTGTCCTGGTTCCGGTGCTTTTGCTTACCATGACGTTCACTCAGGTTACGGTGTTGGATATTAAACTGCCTGAACTGGCCGGTGGATACAGCAGTAGCGGTGAGTCTCAACCTCAGCTGGAAGTGGAAATCACTGACGCGGGGTTTAAAGTGTTTTATCCGCAAAACACCATGTTGAGTGAAATCCCTGTTATAGAAACTGAGGAAGGTGTGTCCTATGACTACGCGAAGTTGTCATTGGTCTTGCAGGAAGTAAAAAGTCAGATAAGTGATGTTCAGGATATCCTTATTCTGAGTGCACCAAATACGGATTATCAAAGTTTGGTGTTAACCATGGATACCGTTAAATCATACAAAACCACTGTTGTTGCGAGCCTGGTTGAAATCGAACTTTTCCCAAATATTTCCTTGGGTGATGCGAGCGTTAAAAAATGA
- a CDS encoding ExbD/TolR family protein, with protein MDIFTILVFFLLMNSGESQKIENAKFIKLPDSASTISPHADLKLFINDENIWLEDEIVANVPEIAKAPEQVISSLAEALIAHVEKRGKLNAYETSYGLGVTIMAQKDVPYTILKSVMMTCAGENFRDISLAVNQIAGTVFPNAYGEGGEAGTGDIEGLTPQGIMPGDDTGTAITSEKVEG; from the coding sequence ATGGATATTTTTACCATATTGGTATTCTTTCTATTAATGAATTCTGGTGAAAGTCAAAAAATCGAAAATGCCAAATTTATTAAATTACCAGATTCAGCTTCAACCATTTCACCGCATGCGGATTTAAAACTGTTTATTAATGATGAGAACATTTGGCTGGAAGATGAAATTGTTGCCAATGTTCCAGAGATCGCTAAAGCACCGGAACAGGTTATTTCATCGCTGGCAGAAGCTTTAATTGCGCATGTTGAAAAACGAGGTAAGTTAAACGCTTATGAAACCAGCTATGGTTTGGGTGTGACCATTATGGCGCAAAAGGATGTGCCATATACCATTCTGAAAAGTGTAATGATGACTTGTGCTGGTGAAAATTTCAGGGATATCTCTTTAGCTGTAAACCAAATCGCAGGTACCGTATTTCCCAATGCCTATGGTGAAGGCGGGGAGGCCGGTACAGGTGATATTGAGGGGCTGACTCCTCAAGGTATTATGCCGGGCGATGATACCGGCACGGCGATTACGTCTGAGAAGGTTGAGGGCTAG
- a CDS encoding AgmX/PglI C-terminal domain-containing protein — translation MSGYSLQAVSLDLELPWSPNEEQEERFIRTLKRIAIMVAIMFIVIPFLPTIEKDYVEPEKPVVKTKVLLKPVQLKSREKPIEPKAPPKPKPKPKPKKASDKQTTSAGKARTQNKVPVEQSQGLTDLSSQLSALRGSIDLAKMQRKNVTDTNGGKAIKSSRDLLGKDNATKRSGGIEVDSELISNQPTGLSAYETTAVEGVAIEAGTGVSSASYSSYQTGRRDMESIRRTFEQKKAGIFAIYNKMLLSNPELSGKFIFKLVILPDGSISNLELISSELGIQSLEESILHGIKQINFGPRDVSATPVEYTFQFLPS, via the coding sequence ATGAGTGGTTATTCATTGCAAGCGGTTTCCCTTGATCTGGAGCTCCCCTGGAGTCCGAATGAGGAGCAGGAAGAACGGTTTATTCGCACCCTGAAACGCATTGCGATAATGGTGGCGATAATGTTTATTGTCATTCCCTTTTTACCGACTATTGAAAAAGATTATGTAGAGCCGGAGAAACCGGTGGTAAAAACCAAGGTGCTGTTAAAGCCTGTTCAACTTAAATCCCGTGAAAAGCCGATAGAACCGAAGGCTCCGCCCAAACCAAAGCCCAAGCCGAAACCTAAAAAAGCATCGGATAAACAAACAACCTCAGCGGGAAAAGCGAGAACACAAAACAAGGTACCGGTGGAACAGTCTCAGGGTTTAACGGATTTATCGAGCCAGCTTAGTGCATTGCGTGGGTCTATTGATTTGGCCAAAATGCAGCGGAAAAATGTCACCGATACCAATGGTGGTAAAGCAATAAAAAGCTCCAGAGACTTACTTGGCAAAGATAATGCGACCAAACGTAGTGGTGGTATTGAAGTGGATAGTGAGCTTATCAGTAACCAACCAACAGGGTTATCTGCCTATGAAACTACCGCGGTAGAAGGTGTGGCTATTGAAGCGGGAACGGGTGTTTCGTCTGCGTCCTATTCCTCCTATCAAACTGGCCGTCGTGATATGGAAAGCATTCGCAGAACCTTTGAACAAAAGAAAGCCGGTATTTTTGCTATCTACAACAAGATGTTGTTGTCTAACCCGGAACTGAGCGGGAAGTTTATTTTTAAGTTGGTAATTTTGCCGGATGGTTCCATAAGTAACCTGGAATTGATTTCCAGCGAGTTGGGTATCCAATCGTTGGAAGAAAGCATTCTACATGGTATTAAGCAAATTAATTTCGGCCCGAGGGATGTGAGTGCTACGCCAGTTGAATATACCTTCCAATTCTTACCCAGTTAA